In Leuconostoc kimchii IMSNU 11154, one genomic interval encodes:
- a CDS encoding LCP family protein, translating into MASKPESRSKRYQSPNHKLRNTIFFIIAIVTIIGSFFVWRTINNTKGVIDKSYAGAGLTKSRNVSNIIKSGRPISVLLYGTDTGELGRTYRGRTDSMMLLLINPKTKKTTMISLPRDAMVSIVGYEDTFPQKLNAAYAYGSTATSIKTVEAFLNIPIDYYALVNMGGLANMVDQVGGISVDSPIDFTYSQETAHDYGPNLYRFHKNSNKYEHSDDNGQTWSASKTRMNGDAALAFSRMRYDDPDGDYGRQKRQRIVLEGLIKKSASVSTLLNEKFMSTISKNVRTDLTFGDLTTLASKYIDAKNNIVTEHMQGIGTSYPDSEGNNVSYEVIPQKEKQRTTNLARKALGLKSKKTGLPYGGKIPTELSAIATSLRPVGDNSASTTSSSLTSDEETNIDNTTGE; encoded by the coding sequence ATGGCTTCTAAACCAGAGTCACGTTCAAAACGTTACCAGAGTCCTAATCACAAATTACGTAACACAATTTTTTTTATCATTGCAATTGTTACAATTATTGGCAGTTTCTTTGTTTGGCGTACAATTAATAATACAAAAGGCGTTATTGATAAGTCATATGCCGGTGCCGGACTAACAAAATCTCGTAATGTGTCTAATATTATTAAAAGTGGACGACCAATATCCGTCTTGCTTTATGGGACAGACACGGGCGAACTAGGACGTACCTATCGTGGTCGGACAGACTCGATGATGTTGCTTCTTATTAACCCCAAAACAAAAAAAACCACAATGATTTCATTACCTCGTGATGCCATGGTATCAATTGTTGGTTACGAGGATACCTTCCCACAAAAACTCAATGCTGCTTACGCATATGGTTCAACTGCTACCTCTATCAAGACCGTTGAAGCTTTTCTAAATATTCCAATAGACTACTATGCCTTAGTCAATATGGGCGGTCTAGCAAATATGGTTGATCAGGTCGGTGGTATCTCAGTCGATTCACCAATTGACTTTACCTACAGTCAGGAAACAGCTCATGATTATGGTCCTAACCTTTATCGTTTTCACAAAAACAGTAACAAATATGAACATTCTGACGACAATGGTCAAACTTGGTCAGCATCAAAAACACGTATGAATGGCGATGCTGCTTTAGCATTTTCACGTATGCGTTATGATGACCCCGATGGTGATTACGGTCGCCAGAAACGACAACGCATTGTTTTAGAGGGCCTTATTAAAAAATCAGCGAGTGTTTCTACGCTGTTGAATGAAAAATTCATGTCTACGATTTCTAAAAATGTTCGTACAGACTTAACATTTGGTGATTTAACAACATTAGCAAGTAAGTATATCGACGCCAAAAATAATATTGTTACTGAGCACATGCAAGGTATTGGCACAAGTTATCCTGACTCTGAAGGTAATAATGTATCTTATGAAGTCATTCCTCAAAAAGAGAAACAACGTACAACAAATTTGGCGCGAAAAGCTTTGGGATTAAAATCTAAAAAAACTGGTTTACCGTATGGTGGTAAAATACCAACTGAACTTTCAGCCATCGCAACCTCGTTACGTCCCGTTGGCGATAATAGTGCAAGCACAACATCCTCATCTTTAACAAGTGATGAGGAAACAAATATTGACAATACAACAGGCGAATAA
- a CDS encoding phospholipid phosphatase, which translates to MLFIHVIDNGATLIIQNLMPRHLQWWITFGASFAHYWIALPIMGILASLLYLMNYKIAMWWLQIFAICEVVIVPRLISDQRVRLFMTVCAVMLWMAMLVACIQKYNIPLSSGLGSLFFGYFWWQFSEEQYRKRANHWRRVLEIDTLI; encoded by the coding sequence ATGTTGTTTATACATGTCATTGATAACGGCGCTACGTTAATCATACAAAATTTAATGCCGCGGCATTTACAGTGGTGGATTACTTTTGGTGCTTCATTTGCTCACTATTGGATTGCTTTGCCAATTATGGGTATTTTAGCGAGTTTACTTTATTTGATGAATTACAAAATTGCTATGTGGTGGTTACAAATTTTTGCGATATGTGAAGTAGTTATTGTACCACGTCTCATTAGTGATCAACGTGTTCGTCTATTCATGACGGTATGCGCTGTGATGTTATGGATGGCGATGTTGGTTGCATGTATACAAAAGTATAATATACCACTATCAAGTGGTTTAGGTTCGTTATTTTTTGGTTATTTTTGGTGGCAATTCAGTGAGGAACAGTACCGAAAACGTGCCAATCACTGGCGACGTGTATTAGAAATTGACACACTTATTTAA